One genomic window of Desulfuromonas sp. includes the following:
- a CDS encoding Fis family transcriptional regulator, producing the protein MNTILIIDDEENIRKSLVGILQDEGFTPMVAENGEKGLEMVRMEGPDLVLLDIWMPGMDGIETLKKIKAETPDQPVVMMSGHGTIETAVKATKHGAFDFIEKPLSLEKVLHSIQQAAKMNELVEENRALKETIAKDHEMIGDSQPIIDLKQQIDMAAPTSGWVLITGENGTGKELVARSIHLNSLRKAKPFIEVNCAAITEELIESELFGHEKGAFTGATTQRKGKFDQANGGTLFLDEIGDMSLKTQAKILRILQEHKFERVGGNRTIEVDVRVIAATNKDLEEEIKEGNFREDLYYRLNVLPFHVPPLRERVNDVQALAMHFLEFFCQKEGKKAKKLSAESLNLLAQYSWPGNVRELKNIIERLAIMTVDEIIEPQHLPTVIVKKQNSSDSLYTNMANQDDNFRSARELFEKAFITQKLQENNWNVSKTAEMIEIERSNLHRKIKSYGIELKKGS; encoded by the coding sequence ATGAATACAATCCTGATCATCGATGACGAAGAAAACATTCGTAAAAGCCTGGTCGGCATCCTGCAAGACGAGGGGTTTACGCCGATGGTTGCCGAAAATGGTGAAAAAGGTCTGGAAATGGTCCGCATGGAAGGCCCCGATCTGGTCTTGCTTGACATCTGGATGCCCGGTATGGATGGCATTGAAACACTAAAAAAAATCAAGGCCGAAACACCTGATCAGCCGGTCGTTATGATGAGCGGCCACGGGACCATTGAAACAGCCGTCAAGGCGACCAAGCATGGTGCCTTTGATTTCATCGAAAAGCCACTTTCGCTCGAAAAGGTTCTGCATTCGATCCAGCAAGCCGCAAAAATGAATGAATTGGTCGAAGAGAACCGGGCGCTGAAGGAGACCATCGCCAAGGACCATGAGATGATCGGTGACAGCCAGCCGATTATTGACCTTAAACAGCAGATCGACATGGCCGCACCGACTTCCGGCTGGGTATTAATTACCGGTGAAAACGGCACCGGCAAAGAACTGGTCGCCCGCTCAATCCACCTCAATTCGTTGCGCAAAGCAAAACCCTTCATCGAGGTCAACTGTGCCGCCATCACAGAAGAATTAATCGAATCCGAACTCTTCGGTCACGAGAAAGGTGCATTTACCGGCGCCACAACCCAACGCAAAGGCAAATTCGACCAGGCCAATGGCGGGACTCTCTTCCTTGACGAAATCGGTGATATGAGCCTGAAAACCCAGGCTAAAATTCTGCGCATCCTGCAAGAGCACAAATTCGAACGGGTCGGCGGCAATCGAACCATCGAGGTTGATGTTCGGGTTATCGCTGCGACTAACAAAGATCTCGAAGAAGAGATCAAAGAAGGAAACTTTCGCGAAGACCTCTATTATCGACTTAATGTCCTCCCCTTTCATGTGCCGCCTCTGCGTGAACGGGTCAACGATGTGCAGGCACTTGCCATGCATTTTCTCGAGTTCTTCTGCCAGAAAGAAGGCAAAAAAGCAAAGAAGTTGTCTGCCGAATCGCTCAACCTTTTAGCGCAATATTCCTGGCCGGGTAACGTACGCGAGCTCAAAAATATCATCGAAAGACTCGCCATCATGACGGTTGATGAAATTATCGAACCGCAACACTTGCCAACTGTCATCGTTAAAAAGCAGAACAGTTCCGATAGCCTTTATACCAATATGGCGAACCAGGACGACAATTTCCGTAGCGCCCGGGAGTTGTTTGAGAAGGCGTTTATTACCCAGAAGCTGCAGGAAAACAACTGGAACGTATCGAAGACCGCCGAGATGATTGAGATTGAACGCTCAAACCTGCATCGGAAGATAAAATCGTATGGGATTGAATTAAAAAAGGGGAGCTAA
- a CDS encoding PAS domain-containing sensor histidine kinase → MTEEKTENKHEQVAPSRPPRRKREWIITLVVFLLLIIFTRFETQLFELTAKLPLSNSILVLAIINLNILLIIIFLFLIFRNLFKLLLERRRAVPGAKLRTKLVVTFIALSLIPTMLLYFVSAGFITSSIENWFNQQIESSLQESLNVAQTYYKNSAANALYYADQIATTIKDQRLLKEENLNQLESFVQKKQTEYNLGIVEVFSSTFEELVRSTNPKVPTSEFSDPGSDNIKEALEGSRFSRITPIGKADLIRGVVPIYSNWNPNDVVGVVVVNYYVPYSLVNKMKEISNSYEQFKNTKLLKGNIKSGYLVFLLLIALVIIFLATWFGFHLARGITVPIQDLAVATKSVAEGNLDVKLDVTSDDEVGSLVNSFNTMTSDLRAGLEKLTEANIELQSSNLELDQRRRYMETILGNVTAGIISVDQHGRLTTVNAAAVTLLRIDATKVLGKNFREILNDDHQPLVLEILAELKASGKDSIRKQLTLTVGEAKLTLVVTVTNLHDENNEFIGTVVIFDDLTQLMKAQRMAAWREVARRIAHEIKNPLTPIQLSAQRLRRKYLDKFEGDDTVFDDCTNLIVKQVDELKNLVNEFSNFARMPASNPSPNQLNEVLSEALRLYQEGHKNINFSLDQDQSMPVFNLDHDQIKRAIINLLDNAVSAVNAKTGEIKVSSSYNRALQMAIFTISDNGCGIPPEDKPRLFEPYFSTKKSGTGLGLAIVSTIISDHNGYIRVKDNLPNGTSFIVELPVSGDTLNT, encoded by the coding sequence ATGACAGAAGAGAAGACTGAAAATAAACATGAGCAGGTAGCTCCATCCAGACCGCCAAGGCGGAAGCGGGAATGGATCATTACCCTTGTCGTGTTTCTGCTTCTTATTATTTTTACCCGCTTTGAAACGCAGCTGTTCGAGCTGACGGCCAAACTACCCTTATCGAACAGCATCCTCGTTCTGGCAATCATTAATCTGAACATTCTGCTGATTATCATTTTTCTTTTTCTGATTTTCAGGAATCTGTTCAAACTTCTGCTTGAACGTCGGCGGGCCGTACCCGGAGCCAAACTCCGCACCAAGCTCGTCGTCACGTTTATAGCCCTGTCACTGATTCCGACCATGCTGCTTTATTTTGTTTCAGCCGGTTTTATTACCAGCTCAATTGAAAACTGGTTTAACCAGCAAATTGAGTCATCACTCCAGGAATCGCTGAACGTTGCCCAGACTTACTATAAGAATTCTGCGGCTAACGCTTTATATTACGCCGACCAGATCGCAACGACGATCAAGGATCAGCGCCTGCTCAAGGAGGAAAACCTTAATCAGCTCGAATCATTTGTCCAGAAAAAGCAGACTGAATACAATCTCGGAATCGTTGAAGTCTTTTCATCGACCTTTGAGGAACTGGTCCGATCAACCAATCCGAAAGTGCCGACATCGGAGTTTTCCGATCCGGGTTCGGATAACATCAAGGAGGCCCTTGAAGGGAGCCGCTTCAGTCGCATAACCCCGATCGGCAAGGCCGACCTGATCCGCGGTGTCGTACCAATCTACTCCAACTGGAATCCGAACGATGTTGTCGGTGTTGTCGTTGTTAACTATTATGTTCCCTACTCACTGGTCAACAAGATGAAGGAAATCTCTAATTCCTACGAACAGTTTAAAAACACCAAGCTGCTCAAGGGAAACATCAAATCGGGATATCTTGTTTTTCTGTTACTGATTGCCCTGGTCATCATATTCCTCGCTACCTGGTTCGGGTTTCATCTGGCTCGAGGTATAACTGTTCCGATCCAGGATCTGGCGGTGGCGACCAAAAGCGTCGCCGAAGGCAACCTTGATGTTAAACTCGATGTTACAAGTGATGACGAGGTCGGCTCGCTCGTCAATTCATTCAACACCATGACATCGGATCTGCGCGCCGGACTGGAAAAGTTAACTGAGGCCAACATCGAGCTGCAATCATCGAACCTTGAGCTAGACCAGCGTCGCCGTTACATGGAGACGATACTGGGCAATGTCACGGCCGGGATAATTTCAGTCGATCAACATGGCCGCCTGACAACAGTCAACGCAGCTGCCGTGACTCTTTTGAGAATTGATGCGACAAAAGTCCTCGGCAAAAATTTCCGGGAAATCCTCAATGACGATCATCAACCTCTGGTACTGGAAATTCTTGCTGAACTCAAAGCCTCCGGCAAGGATTCAATCCGCAAGCAGTTGACCTTAACCGTTGGCGAAGCAAAATTGACGCTGGTCGTTACGGTGACCAATTTACATGATGAGAATAACGAATTCATCGGTACGGTCGTTATCTTTGACGACCTGACTCAACTGATGAAGGCCCAACGCATGGCGGCATGGCGTGAAGTTGCCCGACGCATCGCGCACGAGATCAAAAATCCACTGACTCCGATCCAGCTCTCGGCGCAGCGGTTGCGGCGTAAATATCTCGACAAATTTGAGGGCGATGACACTGTATTTGATGATTGCACCAATCTGATTGTCAAGCAGGTGGATGAATTGAAAAACCTGGTCAATGAATTCTCCAACTTTGCCCGAATGCCGGCCAGCAATCCGAGTCCGAACCAGTTGAATGAGGTCCTGTCAGAGGCGCTGAGGCTTTACCAGGAAGGGCACAAGAATATAAATTTCTCGCTCGATCAGGATCAGTCTATGCCGGTATTCAATCTCGATCACGATCAGATCAAGCGGGCAATTATCAATCTTCTTGATAATGCTGTCAGCGCCGTTAATGCCAAAACCGGAGAGATTAAAGTCAGCAGCAGTTACAATCGCGCTCTGCAAATGGCAATCTTTACCATCAGCGACAACGGTTGCGGCATCCCGCCGGAAGACAAGCCTCGATTGTTTGAACCTTATTTTTCAACCAAGAAATCAGGCACCGGTCTCGGCCTGGCAATTGTTTCGACAATCATTTCGGACCATAACGGATATATCAGAGTCAAAGACAACCTCCCCAACGGAACTTCATTTATCGTAGAATTGCCGGTCAGTGGCGATACCCTGAACACTTGA
- a CDS encoding UDP-3-O-[3-hydroxymyristoyl] N-acetylglucosamine deacetylase — translation MIFQRTISKAVEFSGIGLHTGDTIHVKLRPADANNGILFHRSAGDRTITIKACSENVVDTRLATVLGKGDLKVSTVEHLMAALYAFGVDNLHIDIDGPEVPVMDGSAAEFVKIINDAGLTNLAQSRKYLAIRKPISVVDGEKRISIIPSRFFRVTSDIAFDHPSIALQNRSVKLSAETFTRDIARARTFGFLKEVEYLKANGLARGGSLDNAVVIDDDGVMNPDGLRYSDEFVRHKILDTIGDFSLAGYPILGHIRTYKSGHDINHKTVEKILESTDCWQLIEFSDDDLRMALHTEPTLAASSELALEKI, via the coding sequence ATTATTTTCCAACGCACAATCAGTAAAGCGGTAGAATTCTCCGGCATTGGACTGCACACCGGTGACACCATTCATGTCAAGCTTCGCCCGGCCGATGCCAATAACGGAATTCTCTTTCATCGCAGTGCGGGCGACCGAACGATAACGATCAAGGCCTGTTCTGAAAATGTTGTCGATACGCGCTTGGCGACGGTTCTCGGCAAAGGTGACCTCAAGGTTTCGACGGTCGAACATCTGATGGCTGCACTCTACGCCTTCGGTGTCGACAACCTTCATATAGACATAGATGGTCCGGAAGTTCCGGTCATGGACGGTAGCGCCGCAGAATTCGTAAAAATTATTAACGATGCCGGCCTGACTAACCTGGCCCAGAGCCGGAAGTATCTGGCTATCCGCAAGCCAATTTCGGTGGTTGACGGAGAAAAAAGAATCAGTATTATTCCGTCACGCTTTTTCCGGGTTACGTCAGATATCGCTTTTGATCATCCTAGCATTGCCCTGCAGAACCGGTCGGTAAAACTCTCGGCTGAGACCTTTACCCGGGATATCGCCCGCGCCAGAACCTTTGGCTTCCTCAAGGAAGTCGAATATCTCAAGGCCAACGGCCTTGCACGCGGCGGTTCTCTCGACAACGCTGTTGTGATAGATGATGATGGCGTCATGAATCCGGACGGGCTTCGCTACTCGGACGAATTCGTCCGGCACAAGATTCTCGATACCATTGGTGATTTCAGTCTGGCCGGCTATCCGATTCTCGGCCATATCCGGACCTACAAATCGGGTCACGACATCAATCACAAAACCGTTGAAAAAATTCTTGAGTCAACTGACTGTTGGCAGCTGATCGAGTTCAGTGACGACGACCTGCGGATGGCCCTGCACACTGAGCCAACCCTTGCGGCCAGCAGCGAACTCGCGCTTGAAAAAATCTGA